From a single Callithrix jacchus isolate 240 chromosome 5, calJac240_pri, whole genome shotgun sequence genomic region:
- the TLCD3A gene encoding TLC domain-containing protein 3A isoform X6 produces MLLTLAGGTLFFPGLFALCSWALRRWGPEWTCTDRVMISTRLVSSVQAVLATGSGIVIIRSCNDVATGRGCGGTLGISLWAASSRQN; encoded by the exons ATGCTGCTGACGCTGGCTGGGGGCACGCTTTTCTTCCCGGGCCTCTTCGCGCTCTGCTCCTGGGCGCTGCGCCGCTGGGGGCCCGAATGGACCTGCACGGACCGCGTGATGATCAGCACCAG GCTGGTGTCCTCGGTGCAGGCAGTGCTGGCCACCGGCTCGGGGATCGTCATCATTCGCTCCTGCAACGACGTGGCCACCGGCAG AGGCTGCGGGGGGACCTTGGGGATTTCTTTGTGGGCTGCATCTTCACGGCAGAACTGA
- the TLCD3A gene encoding TLC domain-containing protein 3A isoform X4 yields MDGKLVSSVQAVLATGSGIVIIRSCNDVATGRHWLAWEYVWFLIPYMIYDSYAMYLSDWYRARDQDHAHSLTLRSFLSRNRLMITHHAVILFVLVPVAQRLRGDLGDFFVGCIFTAELSTPFVSLGRVLIQLKQQHTLLYKVNGVLTLATFLCCRILLFPFMYWSYGHQQGLSLLQVPFHIPFFCNVANAFLIAPQIYWFSLLCRKALRLFDTPQAKKDG; encoded by the exons GCTGGTGTCCTCGGTGCAGGCAGTGCTGGCCACCGGCTCGGGGATCGTCATCATTCGCTCCTGCAACGACGTGGCCACCGGCAG GCACTGGCTTGCCTGGGAATATGTGTGGTTTCTCATTCCATACATGATCTATGACTCCTACGCCATGTACCTCTCTGACTGGTACCGAGCCAGAGACCAGGACCATGCACACTCCCTCACGCTTCGAAGCTTCCTCAGTCGAAACCGCCTCATGATCACACATCACGCAGTCATCCTCTTTGTCCTTGTACCAGTCGCACAG AGGCTGCGGGGGGACCTTGGGGATTTCTTTGTGGGCTGCATCTTCACGGCAGAACTGAGCACGCCATTTGTGTCGCTGGGCAGAGTTCTGATTCAG CTCAAGCAGCAGCACACCCTTCTGTACAAGGTGAACGGAGTCCTCACACTGGCTACCTTCCTTTGCTGCCGGATCCTTCTCTTCCCCTTCATGTACTGGTCCTACGGCCACCAGCAGGGACTAAGCCTACTGCAAGTGCCCTTCCACATTCCCTTCTTCTGCAACGTGGCGAATGCCTTTCTCATCGCCCCTCAGATCTACTGGTTCTCTCTGCTGTGCAGGAAGGCACTCCGGCTCTTTGACACTCCCCAAGCCAAAAAGGATGGTTAA
- the TLCD3A gene encoding TLC domain-containing protein 3A isoform X3, translating to MDGKRDRISACWPGWSRTHDRRLVSSVQAVLATGSGIVIIRSCNDVATGRHWLAWEYVWFLIPYMIYDSYAMYLSDWYRARDQDHAHSLTLRSFLSRNRLMITHHAVILFVLVPVAQRLRGDLGDFFVGCIFTAELSTPFVSLGRVLIQLKQQHTLLYKVNGVLTLATFLCCRILLFPFMYWSYGHQQGLSLLQVPFHIPFFCNVANAFLIAPQIYWFSLLCRKALRLFDTPQAKKDG from the exons gagagacaggatttcagcatgttggccaggatggtctcgaactcatgaccgcag GCTGGTGTCCTCGGTGCAGGCAGTGCTGGCCACCGGCTCGGGGATCGTCATCATTCGCTCCTGCAACGACGTGGCCACCGGCAG GCACTGGCTTGCCTGGGAATATGTGTGGTTTCTCATTCCATACATGATCTATGACTCCTACGCCATGTACCTCTCTGACTGGTACCGAGCCAGAGACCAGGACCATGCACACTCCCTCACGCTTCGAAGCTTCCTCAGTCGAAACCGCCTCATGATCACACATCACGCAGTCATCCTCTTTGTCCTTGTACCAGTCGCACAG AGGCTGCGGGGGGACCTTGGGGATTTCTTTGTGGGCTGCATCTTCACGGCAGAACTGAGCACGCCATTTGTGTCGCTGGGCAGAGTTCTGATTCAG CTCAAGCAGCAGCACACCCTTCTGTACAAGGTGAACGGAGTCCTCACACTGGCTACCTTCCTTTGCTGCCGGATCCTTCTCTTCCCCTTCATGTACTGGTCCTACGGCCACCAGCAGGGACTAAGCCTACTGCAAGTGCCCTTCCACATTCCCTTCTTCTGCAACGTGGCGAATGCCTTTCTCATCGCCCCTCAGATCTACTGGTTCTCTCTGCTGTGCAGGAAGGCACTCCGGCTCTTTGACACTCCCCAAGCCAAAAAGGATGGTTAA
- the TLCD3A gene encoding TLC domain-containing protein 3A isoform X1, giving the protein MLLTLAGGTLFFPGLFALCSWALRRWGPEWTCTDRVMISTRLVSSVQAVLATGSGIVIIRSCNDVATGRHWLAWEYVWFLIPYMIYDSYAMYLSDWYRARDQDHAHSLTLRSFLSRNRLMITHHAVILFVLVPVAQRLRGDLGDFFVGCIFTAELSTPFVSLGRVLIQLKQQHTLLYKVNGVLTLATFLCCRILLFPFMYWSYGHQQGLSLLQVPFHIPFFCNVANAFLIAPQIYWFSLLCRKALRLFDTPQAKKDG; this is encoded by the exons ATGCTGCTGACGCTGGCTGGGGGCACGCTTTTCTTCCCGGGCCTCTTCGCGCTCTGCTCCTGGGCGCTGCGCCGCTGGGGGCCCGAATGGACCTGCACGGACCGCGTGATGATCAGCACCAG GCTGGTGTCCTCGGTGCAGGCAGTGCTGGCCACCGGCTCGGGGATCGTCATCATTCGCTCCTGCAACGACGTGGCCACCGGCAG GCACTGGCTTGCCTGGGAATATGTGTGGTTTCTCATTCCATACATGATCTATGACTCCTACGCCATGTACCTCTCTGACTGGTACCGAGCCAGAGACCAGGACCATGCACACTCCCTCACGCTTCGAAGCTTCCTCAGTCGAAACCGCCTCATGATCACACATCACGCAGTCATCCTCTTTGTCCTTGTACCAGTCGCACAG AGGCTGCGGGGGGACCTTGGGGATTTCTTTGTGGGCTGCATCTTCACGGCAGAACTGAGCACGCCATTTGTGTCGCTGGGCAGAGTTCTGATTCAG CTCAAGCAGCAGCACACCCTTCTGTACAAGGTGAACGGAGTCCTCACACTGGCTACCTTCCTTTGCTGCCGGATCCTTCTCTTCCCCTTCATGTACTGGTCCTACGGCCACCAGCAGGGACTAAGCCTACTGCAAGTGCCCTTCCACATTCCCTTCTTCTGCAACGTGGCGAATGCCTTTCTCATCGCCCCTCAGATCTACTGGTTCTCTCTGCTGTGCAGGAAGGCACTCCGGCTCTTTGACACTCCCCAAGCCAAAAAGGATGGTTAA
- the TLCD3A gene encoding TLC domain-containing protein 3A isoform X7: protein MLLTLAGGTLFFPGLFALCSWALRRWGPEWTCTDRVMISTRLVSSVQAVLATGSGIVIIRSCNDVATGRITRTFSQVEEPQLDVQES, encoded by the exons ATGCTGCTGACGCTGGCTGGGGGCACGCTTTTCTTCCCGGGCCTCTTCGCGCTCTGCTCCTGGGCGCTGCGCCGCTGGGGGCCCGAATGGACCTGCACGGACCGCGTGATGATCAGCACCAG GCTGGTGTCCTCGGTGCAGGCAGTGCTGGCCACCGGCTCGGGGATCGTCATCATTCGCTCCTGCAACGACGTGGCCACCGGCAG AATCACACGCACTTTCTCCCAAGTTGAAGAACCTCAGTTGGATGTGCAGGAAAGTTGA